In a single window of the Catenulispora sp. GP43 genome:
- a CDS encoding diiron oxygenase has product MARRTLDREQVAARLLDASAKHSFDPVHEVDWDQPQPSDLFYAVPEHVSLYGTPLWERMTPEQRIELSKQEIVNIMSMGIWFETILMRMLLKMAYERHRPESRHVQYAYTEVGDECRHSLMFIRMIETVGARPYGRPGYLNTLGRYVPVLLQGAPMWVGTLMGEEIVDVMQREMIRDERVQPLVRQVSKIHVIEETRHVSYAREALARRLPRAGRLEREHARLVAAESAVIVGEFMANPAVYRRVGIADPEAARRMAKGNPHHLEVKRRAAAKVVPFFEELGLMGGPTLKRWRRSGFVA; this is encoded by the coding sequence ATGGCGCGCAGGACGCTCGACCGTGAGCAGGTGGCGGCCAGGCTGCTGGACGCGTCCGCGAAGCACTCCTTCGACCCGGTGCACGAGGTCGACTGGGACCAGCCGCAGCCCTCCGACCTGTTCTACGCGGTGCCCGAGCACGTCTCGCTGTACGGCACGCCGCTGTGGGAGCGCATGACGCCCGAGCAGCGGATCGAGCTGAGCAAGCAGGAGATCGTCAACATCATGTCGATGGGGATCTGGTTCGAGACCATCCTCATGCGCATGCTGCTGAAGATGGCCTACGAGCGGCACCGGCCCGAATCCCGGCACGTGCAGTACGCGTACACCGAGGTCGGGGACGAGTGCCGGCACTCGCTGATGTTCATCCGGATGATCGAGACGGTCGGCGCGCGGCCGTACGGCCGGCCCGGGTACCTCAACACCCTGGGGCGGTACGTCCCGGTGCTGTTGCAGGGCGCGCCGATGTGGGTGGGCACGCTCATGGGCGAGGAGATCGTCGACGTGATGCAGCGCGAGATGATCCGGGACGAGCGGGTGCAGCCGCTGGTGCGGCAGGTGTCGAAGATCCACGTGATCGAGGAGACCCGGCACGTCAGCTACGCCCGCGAGGCGCTGGCCCGGCGGCTGCCACGCGCCGGGCGGCTGGAGCGCGAGCACGCGCGGCTGGTCGCCGCGGAGAGCGCGGTGATAGTCGGCGAGTTCATGGCGAACCCGGCCGTGTACCGGCGTGTCGGGATCGCCGACCCGGAGGCCGCGCGGCGCATGGCGAAGGGGAATCCGCACCACCTGGAGGTGAAGCGGCGGGCGGCGGCGAAGGTGGTGCCGTTCTTCGAGGAGCTCGGGCTGATGGGCGGTCCGACGTTGAAGCGGTGGCGCAGGTCCGGGTTCGTGGCCTGA
- a CDS encoding catalase: protein MAGAQPNPTTTDAGIPVASDEHSLTAGPDGPILLHDHYLIEQMANFNRERVPERQPHAKGGGAFGHFVVTGDVSAYTKAVVFQPGTTTDMVARFSTVAGEHGSPDTWRDPRGFALKFYTADGIYDMVGNNTPVFFMRDPLKFQHFIRSQKRRADNNLRDHDMQWDFWTLSPESAHQVTWLMGDRGIPRSWRHMNGYSSHTYMWISASGEKSWVKYHFITDQGVEFLTQHDANALAGSDSDYHLRDLWTAIERGEHPSWTLKVQVMPYAEAPGYRFNPFDLTKVWPHGDYPLIEVGRMTLDRNPNDYHSQIEQLAVEPSNLIPGVGPSPDKMLLGRMFSYADAHRARIGVNYSQLPVNAPITPPHNYNTAGRMRYHYASDPVYAPNSKGGPQADPDRSAEPAGWPVDGEMVRAAATLHAEDDDWGQAGTLVREVLDDAARDRLVDNVVGHLLDGVSDPVLERAYEYWRNIDAEIGRRIEEGVRTKQK, encoded by the coding sequence ATGGCAGGCGCGCAGCCCAACCCGACGACCACCGACGCGGGGATCCCGGTCGCCAGCGACGAGCATTCGCTGACGGCCGGCCCGGACGGTCCCATCCTGCTGCACGATCACTACCTGATCGAGCAGATGGCGAACTTCAACCGCGAACGCGTCCCCGAACGGCAGCCGCACGCCAAGGGCGGCGGCGCGTTCGGCCACTTCGTGGTCACCGGCGACGTCAGCGCCTACACCAAGGCCGTGGTGTTCCAGCCGGGTACCACCACCGACATGGTGGCGCGGTTCTCCACCGTCGCCGGCGAGCACGGCAGCCCGGACACCTGGCGCGACCCCCGCGGGTTCGCGCTGAAGTTCTACACCGCCGACGGCATCTACGACATGGTCGGGAACAACACCCCGGTGTTCTTCATGCGCGACCCGTTGAAGTTCCAGCACTTCATCCGCTCGCAGAAGCGCCGCGCCGACAACAACCTGCGCGACCACGACATGCAGTGGGACTTCTGGACGCTGTCCCCGGAGTCGGCGCACCAGGTCACCTGGCTGATGGGGGACCGCGGCATCCCGCGCAGCTGGCGGCACATGAACGGATATTCGAGCCACACCTACATGTGGATCAGCGCGTCCGGCGAGAAGTCCTGGGTCAAGTACCACTTCATCACCGATCAGGGCGTGGAGTTCCTGACCCAGCACGACGCCAACGCGCTGGCCGGCTCGGACAGCGACTACCACCTGCGCGACCTGTGGACCGCCATCGAACGCGGCGAGCACCCGTCCTGGACGCTGAAGGTGCAGGTCATGCCGTACGCGGAAGCCCCCGGCTACCGCTTCAACCCCTTCGACCTGACGAAGGTGTGGCCGCACGGCGACTACCCGCTCATCGAGGTCGGCCGGATGACCCTGGACCGCAACCCCAACGACTACCACTCGCAGATCGAGCAGCTGGCGGTCGAGCCCAGCAACCTGATCCCCGGCGTCGGGCCGAGCCCGGACAAGATGCTGCTGGGCCGCATGTTCTCCTACGCCGACGCCCACCGCGCCCGCATCGGCGTCAACTACAGCCAGCTGCCGGTCAACGCCCCCATCACCCCGCCGCACAACTACAACACGGCCGGCCGGATGCGGTACCACTACGCGAGCGACCCGGTGTACGCGCCGAACTCCAAGGGCGGCCCGCAGGCCGACCCCGACCGCTCCGCCGAACCCGCGGGCTGGCCGGTGGACGGCGAGATGGTGCGCGCCGCCGCCACGCTGCACGCCGAGGACGACGACTGGGGCCAGGCCGGGACGCTGGTCCGGGAGGTCTTGGACGACGCCGCGCGCGACCGCCTCGTCGACAACGTGGTCGGGCATCTGCTGGACGGCGTGAGCGATCCGGTCCTCGAACGCGCTTACGAGTACTGGCGGAACATCGACGCGGAGATCGGGCGGCGGATCGAGGAAGGCGTTCGCACCAAGCAGAAGTGA
- a CDS encoding LysR family transcriptional regulator, with translation MELRQLEHFVTVAEECHFTRAAKRLHIAQSGLSASIQSLERELGAPLFLRSTRQVRLTPEGLALLVEARRTLAASTAAKDAVSAVRGLLRGTLAIGSLQCLHAIHVPALLAGFVRAHPGLEVSLRHGGSSHLTDLVRGGRLDIAFVSRPRHPPEEVILTALDDEPLVLACPPEHRFADCEQVKLQDLAEERFVDFTRDWGTRDLADRVLAEAGVERRVALEASDVHSLLDLVSYGLGVALVPQSFTAKTDRVRFLPLAGDVPRWQTVAVTADPHGAAAAALLREVEAVRRPAATNG, from the coding sequence GTGGAACTGCGCCAACTCGAGCACTTCGTGACGGTCGCCGAGGAGTGCCATTTCACCCGCGCCGCCAAGCGGCTGCACATCGCCCAGTCCGGCCTGTCGGCGTCGATCCAGTCGCTGGAGCGCGAGCTGGGCGCGCCGCTGTTCCTGCGCAGCACGCGCCAGGTGCGGCTGACGCCGGAGGGGTTGGCGCTGCTGGTGGAGGCGCGGCGGACGCTGGCGGCCAGCACCGCGGCGAAGGACGCGGTCTCCGCCGTGCGCGGCCTGTTGCGCGGCACCCTGGCGATCGGCTCATTGCAGTGCCTGCACGCGATCCACGTCCCGGCGCTGCTGGCCGGGTTCGTCCGGGCCCACCCGGGACTGGAGGTGAGCCTGCGCCACGGCGGCTCGAGCCACCTGACCGACCTGGTCCGCGGCGGCCGCCTGGACATCGCCTTCGTCTCCCGGCCCCGGCACCCGCCCGAGGAGGTCATCCTCACCGCCCTCGACGACGAACCGCTGGTCCTGGCCTGCCCGCCGGAGCACCGCTTCGCCGACTGCGAACAGGTCAAGCTCCAGGACCTGGCCGAGGAGCGCTTCGTCGACTTCACCCGGGACTGGGGCACCCGCGACCTGGCCGACCGGGTCCTGGCCGAAGCGGGGGTCGAACGCCGGGTCGCGCTGGAGGCCTCGGACGTGCACTCGCTGCTGGACCTGGTCTCCTACGGCCTCGGCGTGGCGCTGGTCCCGCAGTCCTTCACGGCGAAGACCGACCGCGTCCGCTTCCTGCCCTTGGCCGGCGACGTCCCGCGCTGGCAGACCGTGGCGGTGACCGCCGACCCGCACGGAGCGGCGGCCGCGGCGCTGCTGCGGGAGGTCGAGGCGGTGCGGCGGCCTGCTGCGACCAACGGCTGA
- a CDS encoding type II toxin-antitoxin system PemK/MazF family toxin has protein sequence MRRGEVWWADLDEPRPVVLLSGDPVCGFEALQVVAPSGIDISGLGIEVSIGAVEGLPHDGVLRLVLPHPDFVFCTWLTTVTAASLIRPAKVLTPEKLEEIDEALRRSAEPREPEADATARLNAIRDALRRGELRP, from the coding sequence GTGCGCCGCGGAGAAGTGTGGTGGGCCGATCTGGACGAGCCGCGGCCGGTGGTGCTGCTCTCCGGCGACCCGGTCTGCGGGTTCGAGGCACTGCAGGTGGTGGCGCCGTCCGGCATCGACATCAGCGGGTTGGGCATCGAGGTGTCGATCGGCGCCGTCGAGGGGCTGCCCCACGACGGGGTGCTGCGGCTGGTCCTGCCGCACCCGGACTTCGTGTTCTGCACCTGGCTGACCACCGTCACGGCCGCCTCGCTCATCAGGCCGGCCAAGGTTCTGACGCCGGAGAAGCTCGAGGAGATCGACGAGGCGCTGCGGCGCTCGGCCGAGCCGCGCGAACCGGAGGCCGATGCCACCGCCCGGCTCAACGCCATCAGGGATGCGCTGCGGCGTGGCGAGCTGCGGCCGTAG
- a CDS encoding GlxA family transcriptional regulator, with protein sequence MTNPLHPASPSHRVVFLVVPPVMAHDLSVAQAILGDAGQGAYDLRVTTPDPGLVETVAGPELAIREGLEHVGRADTVFVIGGGARPGIDDRVAGALRTAAAAGKRIVGCCTGVFVLARAGLLDGRRATTHWHLLDRLAEDHPRITVEHRALYVEDGPVLTSAGAAAVIELCLHLIRSDHGAAAAVAAGDLVVAGPARSADHPQPTAAAAPAKPRPDRSLAATRAWAHERLSAPLALADLAAHAKVSERTLTRRFHAETGLSPLQWLLRQRIDRARQLLETTDLTMDRVAEHCGLGSPDSLRHHFVTHLGQTPSSYRTRWR encoded by the coding sequence ATGACCAATCCCTTGCATCCCGCGTCGCCCTCGCACCGTGTGGTGTTCTTGGTGGTGCCGCCGGTCATGGCCCACGACCTGTCGGTGGCCCAGGCTATATTGGGCGACGCCGGACAGGGCGCCTACGACCTGCGCGTGACCACGCCGGATCCCGGGCTGGTCGAGACCGTCGCGGGGCCGGAGCTCGCGATCCGCGAAGGGCTTGAGCACGTCGGACGGGCGGACACGGTGTTCGTCATCGGCGGGGGCGCCCGGCCGGGCATCGACGACCGCGTGGCCGGCGCGCTGCGTACGGCGGCCGCGGCGGGAAAGCGCATCGTCGGCTGCTGCACCGGGGTGTTCGTCCTGGCGCGCGCCGGTCTGCTCGACGGCCGGCGTGCCACCACGCACTGGCACCTGCTCGACCGGCTCGCCGAGGACCACCCGCGGATCACGGTCGAGCACAGGGCCCTGTACGTCGAGGACGGCCCGGTGCTCACCTCGGCCGGAGCGGCCGCCGTCATCGAGCTGTGCCTGCACCTGATCCGCTCCGACCACGGTGCCGCGGCGGCTGTGGCGGCGGGCGACCTGGTCGTGGCGGGCCCGGCCCGGTCCGCCGATCACCCGCAGCCGACCGCGGCCGCCGCGCCCGCGAAACCGCGCCCGGACCGGTCCCTGGCCGCCACGAGGGCCTGGGCCCACGAGCGGCTGAGCGCCCCGCTCGCCCTGGCCGACCTCGCCGCGCACGCCAAAGTCAGCGAACGGACCCTGACCCGCCGCTTCCACGCCGAGACCGGTCTCAGCCCTCTGCAATGGCTGCTGCGTCAGCGCATCGACCGGGCCCGGCAGCTGTTGGAGACCACGGACCTGACCATGGACCGCGTCGCCGAACACTGCGGCCTGGGCAGCCCGGACTCACTGCGGCACCACTTCGTCACCCACCTCGGCCAGACCCCGAGTTCCTACCGGACCAGATGGCGGTAG
- a CDS encoding Gfo/Idh/MocA family protein has product MSTPVTFGIVGGGWRADFFARLAALLPERLTLVGAAVRRAASVEEVGRRWGVPVYLSPADLIAKQHPDFIVVSVSWPATPEITAAVVGSGVPVLAETPPAPDAAGLRALWAEVGGRGLVQVAEQYLLMPGHAARRELVRRGVIGRPSSVQVSSTHGYHAVSMIRGLLDAGSGPVRVSASTFTAPLLDPLTRDGWTDDATPKDVTTTLATLDFGDGRSGLYDFTDNQWHNRLRLRRILIRGSLGEIADDTVVRWGGPRTVLRSSLVRSQLGHDLNLDGHDTEHLSFDGQVVWRNPFTGLRLMDEEIAIAALLTATADWVRDRGPAPYPLAEACQDHLVSLAIDRAAASGEPVRTEVEPWGG; this is encoded by the coding sequence ATGAGCACCCCGGTCACCTTCGGCATCGTCGGCGGCGGCTGGCGCGCGGACTTCTTCGCGCGCCTGGCCGCCCTGCTTCCCGAGCGGCTGACGCTGGTGGGCGCCGCGGTCCGGCGGGCGGCCAGTGTCGAGGAGGTAGGGCGCCGCTGGGGCGTGCCGGTGTACCTGTCGCCGGCCGACCTCATCGCGAAGCAGCACCCTGACTTCATCGTGGTCTCCGTGTCGTGGCCCGCCACGCCGGAGATCACCGCCGCGGTCGTGGGCAGTGGCGTCCCGGTCCTGGCCGAGACGCCGCCCGCGCCGGACGCCGCCGGGCTGCGGGCGCTGTGGGCCGAAGTCGGCGGCCGGGGCCTGGTCCAGGTGGCCGAGCAGTACCTGCTGATGCCGGGGCACGCCGCGCGGCGCGAACTGGTGCGGCGCGGCGTGATCGGCCGGCCGTCCTCCGTCCAGGTCTCCTCGACGCACGGATACCACGCGGTCTCGATGATCAGGGGCCTGCTGGACGCCGGGTCCGGGCCGGTCCGGGTCAGCGCCTCCACCTTCACCGCGCCGCTGCTCGATCCGTTGACCCGGGACGGCTGGACCGACGACGCCACGCCCAAGGACGTCACCACCACGCTGGCCACGCTCGACTTCGGCGACGGCCGCTCGGGGCTGTACGACTTCACCGACAACCAGTGGCACAACCGCCTGCGGCTGCGCCGGATCCTGATCCGCGGCAGCCTGGGCGAGATCGCCGACGACACCGTCGTCCGCTGGGGCGGCCCGCGCACGGTGCTGCGCTCGTCCCTGGTGCGCTCGCAACTCGGGCACGATCTCAACCTGGACGGCCACGACACCGAGCACCTGTCCTTCGACGGACAGGTCGTCTGGCGCAACCCGTTCACCGGGCTGCGGCTGATGGACGAGGAGATCGCGATCGCGGCCCTGCTGACCGCGACCGCGGACTGGGTGCGCGACCGGGGCCCGGCGCCGTATCCGCTGGCCGAGGCCTGCCAGGACCATCTGGTCTCGCTGGCCATCGACCGGGCGGCGGCCTCCGGGGAGCCGGTCCGGACCGAGGTCGAGCCCTGGGGCGGGTGA
- a CDS encoding aldo/keto reductase: MHTRRIGETTVSAIGLGGMPMSIEGRPDEQRSIATIHAALEAGVTLIDTADAYHTFADEVGHNESLIARALASYGGDTSDVLVATKGGHLRPGDGTWTVDGSPKHLKQACEASLKRLGVEAVGLYQFHRPDPKVPYEDSIGALRDLLDEGKIRQAGISNASTKQIHQANEILGGRLASVQNQFSPRFRTSEPELELCAVLGLAFLPWSPLGGISHAGDLGSRFGAFAEVGAAHGVSPQQVCLAWMLAKAPVVIPIPGSSRPETIRDSVAAADLVLSAEEFGRLDAA; encoded by the coding sequence ATGCACACGCGCCGCATCGGCGAGACCACCGTGAGCGCCATCGGACTCGGCGGCATGCCGATGTCCATCGAGGGCCGCCCGGACGAGCAGCGTTCCATCGCCACCATCCACGCCGCCCTGGAAGCCGGCGTCACCCTCATCGACACCGCGGACGCCTACCACACCTTCGCCGACGAGGTCGGCCACAACGAGAGCCTCATCGCGCGCGCCCTGGCCTCCTACGGCGGCGACACCTCGGACGTGCTGGTGGCGACCAAGGGCGGCCATCTGCGGCCGGGCGACGGCACCTGGACCGTCGACGGCTCGCCGAAGCACCTGAAGCAGGCCTGCGAGGCCTCGCTGAAGCGGCTCGGCGTCGAGGCCGTCGGCCTGTATCAGTTCCATCGCCCCGACCCGAAGGTCCCTTACGAGGACTCGATCGGCGCCCTGCGCGACCTGCTGGACGAGGGCAAGATCCGGCAGGCGGGCATCTCCAACGCGAGCACCAAGCAGATCCACCAGGCCAACGAGATCCTGGGCGGCCGGCTGGCGAGTGTGCAGAACCAGTTCTCGCCGCGCTTCCGCACCAGCGAGCCCGAACTGGAGCTGTGCGCGGTGCTGGGCCTGGCCTTCCTGCCCTGGAGCCCGCTCGGCGGCATCTCGCACGCCGGCGACCTCGGCTCGCGCTTCGGGGCGTTCGCCGAGGTCGGGGCGGCGCACGGGGTGAGCCCGCAGCAGGTGTGCCTGGCCTGGATGCTGGCCAAGGCCCCTGTGGTGATCCCGATCCCGGGCTCCTCGCGGCCGGAGACGATCCGCGACTCGGTCGCGGCGGCGGACCTGGTGCTCTCGGCGGAGGAGTTCGGGAGGCTGGACGCGGCATGA
- a CDS encoding NAD(P)H-binding protein, with the protein MSFHVIVGAGGTALATARLLADRGERVRLVSRRGTSADHELVEPVVLDANDTEALADLCQGAETVFNCAAALYHLWPEVLAPLFRSVLAAAERSGADYVMLGNLYGYGPVDGPVTEDLPLLATGRKGRTRALMWQEALEAHTAGRVRVTEVRAGQFLGAGAFSSFTFTVEPRVLAGQLALTPAALDLATGFTAIEDAARALVTLAGDERALGRAWHAPVTNATVREVATLLAELAGAPAPRLETLTDHDIALLSLTSPLWAEFEEQAHMSHAEFVVDSGRIEAEFGLKATPLEEVLRPVVAGR; encoded by the coding sequence ATGTCCTTCCACGTCATCGTCGGCGCCGGCGGCACCGCACTGGCCACCGCCCGCCTGCTCGCCGACCGGGGTGAGCGCGTGCGGCTGGTCAGCCGCCGCGGCACCTCGGCCGATCACGAACTGGTCGAGCCGGTCGTCCTGGACGCGAACGACACCGAGGCGCTCGCCGACCTCTGCCAGGGTGCTGAGACGGTGTTCAACTGCGCGGCGGCCCTGTACCACCTCTGGCCGGAGGTCCTCGCGCCGTTGTTCCGGTCGGTCCTCGCCGCCGCGGAGCGCAGCGGCGCGGACTACGTGATGCTGGGCAACCTCTACGGCTACGGACCCGTGGACGGCCCGGTCACCGAGGACCTGCCGCTGCTGGCCACCGGCCGCAAGGGCCGTACCAGAGCCCTGATGTGGCAGGAGGCCCTGGAGGCGCACACCGCCGGACGCGTGCGCGTGACCGAGGTGCGGGCCGGCCAGTTCCTCGGCGCCGGCGCGTTCTCCTCGTTCACCTTCACCGTCGAGCCCCGGGTACTCGCCGGCCAGCTCGCCCTGACCCCCGCCGCGCTGGATCTGGCCACCGGCTTCACCGCGATCGAGGACGCGGCGCGCGCCCTGGTCACCCTGGCCGGCGACGAACGCGCCCTGGGCCGCGCCTGGCACGCCCCGGTCACCAACGCCACGGTGCGGGAGGTGGCCACGCTGCTGGCCGAGCTGGCCGGAGCGCCCGCGCCGCGGCTTGAGACGCTGACCGATCACGACATCGCGCTGTTGTCGTTGACCTCGCCGCTGTGGGCCGAGTTCGAGGAGCAAGCGCACATGTCGCACGCCGAGTTCGTGGTGGACTCCGGCCGCATCGAGGCGGAGTTCGGACTCAAGGCGACGCCGCTGGAGGAGGTGCTGCGGCCGGTCGTCGCCGGGCGGTGA
- a CDS encoding glutamate decarboxylase, which translates to MVVHRHDDNDAVIDPAYTKRLGCVNVPKNKLPDQETSPQAVYRMIHDELLLDGSSRLNMATFVTTWMDPEAEKLMAETFDKNMIDKDEYPQTAEIERRCVNIVANLFHAPSTGDAIGVSTIGSSEAVMLGGLAMKWKWRQRREAAGLGTDRPNLVMGSTVQVVWEKFCRYWDVEPRYVPVAHDRFTVDADETMTYVDENTIGVVPILGTTHTGEFEPIKDIHDKVVAYNAEHGTDIAIHVDAASGGFVAPFLHPSLEWDFRLPQVKSINVSGHKYGLTYPGIGFVVWRSAEDLPQDLIFHVNYLGGDMPTFTLNFSRPGNQIVGQYYNFIRLGRDGYTKVMEGLRDTARFLADGIARLDAFEVISDGTDIPVLAFKLADPSRFTVFHVSDELRRDGWQVPAYTMPPNAEDIAVLRIVVREGFSRDLAESLLAALGRAVARLTTTTPAHDASSGFAHT; encoded by the coding sequence ATCGTGGTCCACCGACACGACGACAACGACGCGGTGATAGACCCGGCCTACACCAAACGCCTGGGATGTGTGAACGTCCCGAAGAACAAACTGCCCGACCAGGAGACCTCGCCACAGGCCGTCTACCGGATGATCCACGACGAGCTGCTGCTGGACGGGAGCTCGCGGCTGAACATGGCCACGTTCGTGACGACGTGGATGGATCCCGAGGCCGAGAAGCTCATGGCCGAGACGTTCGACAAGAACATGATCGACAAGGACGAGTACCCGCAGACCGCCGAGATCGAGCGGCGCTGCGTCAACATCGTCGCGAACCTCTTCCACGCGCCCTCGACCGGCGACGCGATCGGCGTGTCGACCATCGGGTCCTCCGAGGCGGTCATGCTCGGCGGGCTGGCGATGAAGTGGAAGTGGCGCCAGCGGCGGGAGGCCGCGGGGCTCGGCACGGACCGGCCGAACCTGGTGATGGGCTCCACCGTGCAGGTCGTGTGGGAGAAGTTCTGCCGGTACTGGGACGTCGAGCCGCGCTACGTGCCGGTGGCGCACGACCGGTTCACCGTCGACGCCGACGAGACCATGACGTACGTGGACGAGAACACCATCGGCGTGGTGCCGATCCTGGGCACCACGCACACCGGCGAGTTCGAGCCGATCAAGGACATCCACGACAAGGTCGTGGCCTACAACGCCGAGCACGGCACCGACATCGCGATCCACGTGGACGCCGCGTCGGGCGGTTTCGTCGCGCCGTTCCTGCACCCGAGCCTGGAGTGGGACTTCCGGCTGCCGCAGGTGAAGTCGATCAACGTCTCCGGCCACAAGTACGGGCTGACCTACCCCGGCATCGGGTTCGTGGTCTGGCGCTCGGCCGAGGACCTGCCCCAGGACCTGATCTTCCACGTCAACTACCTGGGCGGCGACATGCCGACCTTCACCCTCAACTTCTCCCGCCCCGGCAACCAGATCGTGGGCCAGTACTACAACTTCATCCGGCTCGGCCGGGACGGCTACACCAAGGTCATGGAGGGCCTGCGGGACACCGCGCGCTTCCTGGCCGACGGCATCGCGCGCCTGGACGCCTTCGAGGTGATCAGCGACGGCACCGACATCCCGGTCCTGGCGTTCAAGCTCGCCGACCCCAGCCGGTTCACCGTCTTCCACGTCTCCGACGAACTCCGGCGCGACGGCTGGCAGGTGCCGGCCTACACCATGCCGCCGAACGCCGAGGACATCGCGGTCCTGCGCATCGTGGTCCGCGAGGGCTTCAGCCGCGATCTGGCCGAGTCGCTGCTGGCCGCCCTGGGCCGGGCCGTGGCCCGCCTGACCACCACCACGCCTGCGCACGACGCCAGCTCAGGGTTCGCACACACCTGA
- a CDS encoding DUF3048 domain-containing protein, which translates to MRPSTRSRFRTRSRTGTGSGSGTGTGTGTGSRRNACTRATALLCCAAALGLSAACGTSHKKPAASPTGTTPTAPPAVSSAGDVSPLTGLPGAAGKILAVKIDNIVYARPQTGLASADVVYAIEVEGGLSRFLAIYDANHLPAGGKIGPVRSARESDLPILEQYGKVDFAYSGALSLFLPVLASANVFNASPDQDGAAFSRDDSRIAPYNEYLNPTKVLTDFPNTAAAKDVGFRFGDAPAGGVPTATATARMPAASFTFTWDAGKGEYLIAMDGKAASTTDGGPLGAPTIVLQKVAETTSPRGFHDVPDQLSPYAPTVGTGQAVVLRDGDSYTGTWSRPTDADPTSFTFDGRPMTFHPGQVWIVLTPQ; encoded by the coding sequence ATGCGACCCTCGACTCGATCCCGATTCCGAACTCGATCCCGAACCGGCACTGGCTCCGGCTCTGGCACCGGCACCGGCACCGGCACCGGCAGCCGCCGCAACGCATGCACCCGCGCCACCGCGCTGCTCTGCTGCGCCGCGGCCCTCGGCCTTTCCGCCGCCTGCGGCACCAGCCACAAAAAGCCCGCGGCCTCCCCGACCGGTACCACACCGACCGCCCCACCGGCCGTCTCCTCCGCCGGCGACGTCTCGCCCCTCACCGGCCTGCCGGGAGCAGCCGGGAAGATCCTGGCCGTCAAGATCGACAACATCGTCTACGCGCGCCCGCAGACCGGCCTGGCCTCCGCCGACGTCGTCTACGCCATCGAAGTCGAGGGCGGCCTGTCCCGCTTCCTGGCCATATACGACGCCAACCACCTCCCGGCCGGCGGCAAGATCGGACCGGTGCGCAGCGCCCGCGAGAGCGACCTGCCGATCCTCGAGCAGTACGGCAAGGTCGACTTCGCCTACTCCGGCGCCCTCAGCCTGTTCCTGCCGGTGCTGGCCTCCGCGAACGTCTTCAACGCCAGTCCCGACCAGGACGGCGCCGCCTTCTCGCGCGACGACTCGCGCATCGCCCCGTACAACGAGTACCTGAACCCGACCAAGGTGCTGACCGACTTCCCGAACACCGCCGCCGCAAAGGACGTCGGATTCCGCTTCGGCGACGCCCCGGCCGGCGGCGTGCCGACCGCGACCGCCACCGCGCGCATGCCCGCGGCGTCCTTCACCTTCACCTGGGACGCGGGCAAGGGCGAGTACCTGATCGCCATGGACGGCAAGGCCGCCTCCACCACCGACGGCGGTCCGCTCGGCGCGCCGACCATCGTGCTGCAGAAGGTCGCCGAGACCACCTCGCCGCGCGGCTTCCACGACGTGCCCGACCAACTCTCGCCCTACGCCCCGACCGTCGGCACCGGCCAGGCCGTGGTGCTGCGCGACGGCGACTCCTACACCGGCACCTGGTCCCGGCCGACCGACGCCGACCCGACCAGCTTCACCTTCGACGGCCGGCCGATGACCTTCCACCCCGGCCAGGTGTGGATCGTGCTCACTCCGCAGTAG